A stretch of the Vigna radiata var. radiata cultivar VC1973A chromosome 7, Vradiata_ver6, whole genome shotgun sequence genome encodes the following:
- the LOC106767570 gene encoding leucine-rich repeat extensin-like protein 1 produces MSSTYANPATSYNLIFFSILLLSFATTTKSDNPPCPYPCYPPPTGVVTPTTPSTGGGSTVTPAPPQPVLSYPPPSGSYPFYPTPPYGGGGDNSGGGGGVFATPPPPEPILPYFPFYYRKPPHKPEDNSAPTSSKKRKEMVFITSLLSLLLLFV; encoded by the coding sequence ATGTCCTCCACTTACGCAAACCCAGCAACATCATACAATCTCATCTTCTTCTCAATATTACTCCTTTCTTttgcaacaacaacaaaatccgACAACCCACCCTGCCCGTATCCCTGTTACCCACCACCCACCGGAGTCGTCACGCCCACAACCCCTTCAACTGGCGGTGGTTCCACCGTTACACCGGCACCACCTCAACCCGTGTTATCATACCCGCCACCTTCTGGCTCCTACCCTTTTTACCCAACACCGCCTTACGGCGGCGGTGGCGACAACAGCGGCGGCGGAGGTGGTGTTTTTGCCACCCCGCCACCCCCTGAGCCTATTCTTCCCTACTTTCCGTTCTACTACAGGAAGCCACCCCACAAGCCAGAAGACAACTCAGCACCGACCAGTTCGAAGAAACGGAAGGAGATGGTTTTCATAACTAGTTTGTTGTCGTTGCTTCTTCTCTTTGTATAA
- the LOC106766011 gene encoding uncharacterized protein LOC106766011 isoform X1 — protein sequence MGYCKEGSSYYNILGVSSDSSVEEIKRAYRKLAMQWHPDRWTKMPSLLGEAKHKFQQIQEAYSVLSDSKKRTLYDAGLHDPEEGEDEGFSDFLEEMLSLMAEARREKKHYDLKELQGMLMEIAKGFECPSMYSVIDESRCLKKTRLDTSTVENKGSHFQLPDLNLYCS from the exons ATGGGTTATTGCAAAGAAGGGTCGTCTTATTATAACATTCTTGGTGTTAGTTCGGATTCTAGCGTGGAAGAGATAAAGCGTGCTTACAGAAAGCTTGCTATGCAATGGCACCCTGATAGGTGGACAAAGATGCCTTCTTTGCTGGGAGAAGCCAAACACAAATTCCAGCAAATTCAAGAAGCCTATTCGG TGTTGTCGGACAGTAAGAAAAGAACTCTGTATGATGCGGGTTTGCATGATCCTGAAGAAGGAGAGGACGAG GGGTTTTCTGATTTTTTGGAAGAAATGTTGTCTCTCATGGCTGAAGCGAGGAGAGAG AAAAAACATTACGATTTGAAAGAGTTGCAGGGGATGTTGATGGAAATTGCTAAAGGATTCGAGTGTCCTTCAATGTACTCTGTGATTGATGAGTCTCGATGCTTAAAGAAGACTCGTTTAGACACGAGCACGGTGGAGAATAAGGGGTCACATTTTCAACTACCTGATCTTAACCTCTATTGCAGTTAA
- the LOC106767368 gene encoding formin-like protein 5, whose amino-acid sequence MRIKGHQIKVPILFLVNLVLVFFVSSVNAVESRKLDDTPVPATNGTEEKCGSCGTVYPSPPPPAIPPPSPPPPKKTPTQYCPPPPPSSFIYITGPPGNLYPVDEDFSAAAYHRQSFAAASLPLFVGMLFTLAFW is encoded by the coding sequence ATGCGGATCAAAGGGCATCAAATTAAGGTACCAATATTGTTTCTcgtcaatttggtccttgtttTTTTCGTTTCTTCCGTCAACGCCGTTGAATCAAGGAAACTTGATGACACCCCCGTGCCCGCCACAAACGGCACCGAAGAAAAGTGTGGTTCATGCGGCACCGTCTACCCCTCCCCGCCTCCACCGGCCATTCCACCGCCGTCGCCACCACCACCCAAGAAAACACCCACACAGTATTGCCCTCCGCCACCCCCTTCCTCCTTCATATACATAACTGGGCCTCCGGGAAACTTGTATCCCGTCGACGAGGATTTCAGCGCCGCCGCCTACCACCGCCAGAGCTTCGCCGCTGCCTCCTTGCCACTTTTTGTTGGCATGCTTTTTACGCTTGCATTTTGGTGA
- the LOC106766011 gene encoding uncharacterized protein LOC106766011 isoform X2: MTLSDSSVEEIKRAYRKLAMQWHPDRWTKMPSLLGEAKHKFQQIQEAYSVLSDSKKRTLYDAGLHDPEEGEDEGFSDFLEEMLSLMAEARREKKHYDLKELQGMLMEIAKGFECPSMYSVIDESRCLKKTRLDTSTVENKGSHFQLPDLNLYCS, from the exons ATGACTCT TTCGGATTCTAGCGTGGAAGAGATAAAGCGTGCTTACAGAAAGCTTGCTATGCAATGGCACCCTGATAGGTGGACAAAGATGCCTTCTTTGCTGGGAGAAGCCAAACACAAATTCCAGCAAATTCAAGAAGCCTATTCGG TGTTGTCGGACAGTAAGAAAAGAACTCTGTATGATGCGGGTTTGCATGATCCTGAAGAAGGAGAGGACGAG GGGTTTTCTGATTTTTTGGAAGAAATGTTGTCTCTCATGGCTGAAGCGAGGAGAGAG AAAAAACATTACGATTTGAAAGAGTTGCAGGGGATGTTGATGGAAATTGCTAAAGGATTCGAGTGTCCTTCAATGTACTCTGTGATTGATGAGTCTCGATGCTTAAAGAAGACTCGTTTAGACACGAGCACGGTGGAGAATAAGGGGTCACATTTTCAACTACCTGATCTTAACCTCTATTGCAGTTAA